Sequence from the Pirellulales bacterium genome:
CGCCAGGCCGACGCGCTCGTATTGGCGCGCCGAGTCAATCTTGATCAGCGCGAAGAGCGTCGCCAGCCACAACAGGGCCAGGCTCGCCTTCAGGATCGTCCACAGGGTCGACCACTCGATGAGCGGCGCGTCTTGCAGTCCGCCCGCGCTTGATCCGCTCGCCACGACGAGCCACGTCATGCCGGCGCCGGCCGCGATCACGGCCAGGCCGGCGAGCAGCCGCGCACCGCGAGCTTGAATCTTGAATCGCAACGTGTGCGCGGCGAGCAAGTTGACGAGCATGGCGCCCCCGATCGTGAAACCGCCGGGGAAAGGAAACGAGAAGTCCGGAATGCTCCACGAGCGCGGGAAGAACACGCGCAGGTTGATCCACGCCAGCGGCGTGCGAAAATAGTCGGCCATCACATCCCAGATGCCTTTGTCGATCTGGGCGAGCGTGCCAGCCAGAATCAGAAAGATGGCCAAGGCCATCAGCAGCACGGTCAGCTTCAGCGAAGCCAAAGGCCGCAAAAGATAGGCGATCGTCCCAGCCAGTTGCGGCGCATCGGTCTCGCGGTCAAGGTCGGCCGCGTGACGTTGTTGCAGAATATCGCTTGCCATACATGCTGCTCAAATGATTGACGGTCTTAGGGAGCTACGAGTCTAGGGAGCGGTGAAACGCACCGACCGTGCAAAGGTTTCGAAGTTCTGCTTCTCACGGGCCACGAGCGCCGGCGAACCGGTCATCTTGATGAACCAGGTCTGACCGCCGTGCTGCGCGACCACGCCCAGGATCGCTTTCTCGGCGCCTGCGAGATCGATAAAGTCCCCCGCGACATCGCCAAGTTCGATCTTCTTCACTTCGTGCGCGAGATCATCCGCGGAAGTCTCGGGCAGGCCGACTTGCTGGCGCCAGCGATTGATATTCGGCAGCAGTGCTCCGCCCGAGGCGTCGAGACTGATGATCGTCACTTCGCCTGACTCGGCGCCGGTGCCGACGGCGAACGCCGCTTTACGCATGCCGCCGGCCGGGCCTTCCGTCCAACCCGATGGCACGTCATACGTCAGCTCGCGCGCCGTGCGGCGCGGCCCGGCGGACGCCCCGGGGCCGTTCGGTGCCGGACTCGACGGCGGCATCGCGCCACCGGCAAAGGGCGCGCGCCCCATATTGTCCTGCGGCTTGTGACCTACGAGGTCGACCAAAGTCGCGCTCGTGCCGGTCAGCTCCACCTGCTCAACATTGTTCTTAAGCTCGCCGGGCGCAAGCGGCGGCAGCCCCAGTTGGCCGCGCCACCGATTCACGTTCGACAGCGCATACACGTCCGGGTCGGGCTCGTTCTTCGGCAACACGGTCACGCTCAGATCGAGCGCGCCGGCGGCCGAGGGAACTTCGATCGTCGCATAGCGCATCCCCGATGCCGGCTTTTGCTGCCAACCCTGCGGCAGCGTCCACTCGGGCGTCCCCTCGCCGGTGAAATGGATCGACTTCACGAGCGCGCGGAAGTTGGCCGCTTCGGCTTCAACCGTCTCGGCCGGCCCTAGCATGCGCACAAACCACGCCTGCGGATCGCGGGGGATGATCGCCGCGAGCATGCGGAATTTTGCGTTCTCGTCCCCGGCCGTTTCGCTTGCGTCTGGGCCGTTGTCACGCAGCAGCGTCTGCTCTTTGGGCACACGGTAATGGCGAATCGCGTCTTGACGATTGCAACCAGCCCCGAATCCCAGCGAACCGCAGGCGAGCATCGCCAGGGCAGTTCTGGCCAGGCGGCCGGCGCGCAATGCCGAACCCGAAGAGCAAGCATCCGACAACAACGCTACACTGTAAGCAACCATGCGACAGACACTTACGGCTGAGAGGCGAGACGCTTAGAGGGCCCGTAGCGGCGGGGGCGCAAAAGCAATTGCGCGAGCAGGCCCAATTCCCTTCTGCCCATTATAGCGCCGGCGGAAGGCGAAAGTATATATCCCGACGCCAGCCGCCAGCAGGGGGGAAAGGGTGGCGCCGCTACGGCATTCGACTTACCGCAAGCAAAAAAAGGCGCGCGATGAAGTTGCGCCCGCCCGCGGTACCTCGCCTAATAGATGCTGGTCGTCGTCTCGGTCCAGCCGACGACCGGCGTTTCGGGGCCCATGACGAACACCTCGACACGGCGGTTCGTCTGCCGATCTTCGGCCGTTTCGTTGTCGGCGATCGACTGATGCTGGCCGTAGCCGGCCACGCCCAACCGGTCGTCGGGCACGCCATGCTTGCGCAGATAGTCGGCCACGGCCAAGGCGCGCGCGGCGCTCAGATGCCAATTGTCGGGGTACTTGTCACGCGTCGGGCGCTTGATCTGCCGGCTGTCGGTGTGGCCCACGATCATGACGCGCAGCTCGGCCGCTTCGGGCGATTTGAGGAACCGCACCAGATCGTCCAGGCTTTCTCGCGCCGCGGCGTGCAGTTCGGCGCCGCCACTGTCGAAGAGGACGTCGATGTCGAACCGGCTGATGCCGGTTTCCGGATCGTAAGCCAGCCAGTCGTAGCGGCGCGAAAGTTCTTCCAGGCGCAGGTCGCGCGCCGAGCCACGCGATCCGCGCGCGTTATTGACGATCGTCTCGACCTGGCCGCGCAGCGTGCGGCGCTCATGCTGGAAGTTGGCGATCTGCTTGCGATCGACGCCCAGCCGCTGATCCATTTCGGCCAGTTCTTCCTCGGCCTGGATCAGCTGGTTTTCCACGGCGCGATTATGCGCCTTGAGATTCTCAATCTCTTGCTGCTGAGCCTGGGCCTGCTCCGTGAGCGCGCGGTTCTGGCTTTGGGCTTCGGAGAGTTGCCCTTGCGATGGCCACTGGCAACCCGGCAGCAATAGCGCGAGCGCGCCAGCAGCGATCGAGATGCCTCGGAAGAATTGGCCCATGATTCGACTCCTTTCGAATCGACGCGTTATTTCGATCCGGCAGCGTTAGCTTTGCCGGCCGCTTGCCATCAGCCGAACAAGCCCATGATGAAATCCATGATGGCGCTGTTCACGGAATACGGCGCGTTCCAGCTCCACATATTTCGCATCAGGTCGTACATCATCATTCCACACAATGCCAGAAACAGCAGGCACATTCCCAGCAGAATCACGACCCACACCGGATAAGGCGTCTCGGCCGCGTACGCCGCGACGGGCGCTCCGGCCGGCGCGAACACCGGTGCCGCGCCTCCGCCCAGGCCACCTTCGGCCAGCGCGGCTCCGCCGCCGACATCCTCTTCGAGCATGTTCGACATACCGCTTTCGGCGGCGGCGAACATGCTTCCTTCGGAACTTTCGAACGGCGAGCCCGAGTCGATCGCGATGACTTGTGATCCGCTGTCTTCCGACGCTTCTTCGCCCTCCGGCGCCATGGGGGTCAACAGGAATTCGTCGCTGGTCTTCAGGTCCATCACCTCATCGGAGTCGAATTCCGTGACGCCGCTGAGGTCTTCGCCCGATTCCGACATCTCGAACGTTGGCTCGCCGCCCTCGCTACGCAGCTCGATGGGCGCATCGAGCGACAAACCGCTGTCCGCCGGATCAACCAGCGAAATGCCGCTGTCGCCCGGGCTGATCGTTATGTCACTCCCTGGCCCCCCCAGGACGAAGTCATCCTCATCGACGTGCTCGTCACCCAACGTGATTCCCGAATCGACTACCGGATCGGGAATCGATTCCCCGGCAAACACGGTCGATCCGCCGGCCGCGGCCTTCGGGGGCGGCAGCACGCTGCTTCCCTCGGGCGGACCGGCTTGTAGTGTTCCCAGGTCGAAATCGCTGTCCTCAAACGTGCTCAGCTTGATCACGCTTTCGTCGGCGGTCGGCGGCTGGCCCGGCTTGCCGATGATCGTGCTCGACGGGCTGTCGAGCGGTCCGCCGGCCTGCACCTTCACGGCGCTGTCGGCGGGCCCCAACGGCAGTCCCGGCGCTCCGATGATTGTGCGCGATGCGCTTGGCTCCTCCGCTCCTTCCGATTCGAGTTTTATGGCGCTTTCATTCGGCCGCAGCGGCGTTCCCGGCCGGCCGATCATGGTGGCCGACGCTTCCCCCAGATCGTCGGCCGGGGCCCGCAGCTTGACGTCGCTCTCGGCCGGCGAGAGCGGCGAGCCCGGTTTGCCGATGATCGTGGCCGAAGCGCTGGGCCCCGACTCACCCAATTCGAACTCACTCAACAACACGACTTCTTCACTCGAGGCGTCGATATCGTCGGGATCGATCACCAGGTCGATCGGCGCATCGCTGATCTCTTGCGAGTCGCCCATCACAAACGCGCCGGACAGATCCGCGTCGCTCGCTGCTCCGCCGGCTCGGTCCTGGGCAACCTTCTCGATGTCCTCGGGTTTGAATTTCCAGCTCGTTCCGTCGCGGTAGCCGTACAGCTTGCCGCTTAAGCGCAGGTCGTTGACTGCGTCCTCGCTGATTCCCAACTGATTGGCCGCCTCGGCCAGCGTGACGAACTTGGACATGCATCCCCTCCGGCAGTTCCATTCTTTCGCCGGGTGCGAAAGAACGTGGGTCCGCTGGAAGTGGTCGCAGCCAGCGGACGATTTATCTTTGATCCACCAGGGACCGCACTTCCGAAGGCAACGGACTAACGCCGTTGTACTCTTCGATCTGCAAGTCCCAGTGGATGTTCCGTATTCCCTTGAGAACGATCTCGCCCTTTACCGGGTCGAGCTGGTAGTAGCCCAACACTTGCGACCGCGGATCGATGACCGTCAGCATCTGGCGACCATCGGGCAATTGCACCGGGTGTGTGATTAACCCGGCTGTTGCCTCGGGCAAAACGGCAGCTCGCTGGGCCAGGGCCCGGCCGCTCTCGGTTCCACCGGCGACGGCCGCATACACCAACCCCGCGCCTGCCAGGGCACCCAGGATCACTCGTCTCATGCAACCACCTAAGGCTGATGGGATTAGGGAAACTGGGGCACTTAGTCCATTCTAAGAGCCCCAAATTCCGATTCAACAAAAAACGGCCTTCGCTGCCGCGGCATTTCCGCCCCTCTTCGGGGTCCGGAAGTCGGTTCTGGCCCGCCTAACCGGTACCGCTGTCGGTTTCGGCCCCTTTCCAGCTTCGCCGGTCGATGCAAGATCCAAAGTCAATCCCGCGCTTTCGGACGCCACGGCCCGACGGCGGCTCAGGCCCATTCGCGGCATGAGTGGCCAGGTCGTGAACTCGAAGGCGCAGCAAAAGCGCGTTTACGGCGCGAAAGCTGACAGACGTGCAGACAAGATCGGACTCGAACGAGATACAGAAAGGGAGGCGGAGTGTACAGCCCGCGATTGCCAGCTTCAAGGTCAAGTGCGGATGCCGGAAGAGGCCGCGTACGCTAGCATGGGAACCAATCGCGTTTCGTCGTTTTCGCGCGTCGTTTGAACGGCTGATTCGTTCGCAGCCCCCGTGGCTTAAGGAAAGATTGCAGATGACCGGCTCGAAGGACGCCGCCGACGTCGGCGTGCTCGTAAGCGGGGGCTTGGATAGCGCGATCTTGCTGGCACACCTGCTCGACCAGGAGCAGTCGGTGCAGCCGTTTTATGTCCGTTCGCACCTGGCGTGGGAAGGAACGGAGCTGGCCTGGCTGCGGCGTTACCTGGCGGCGGTCGCGCGGCCGGCGCTCGCGCCGCTTGTGATTCTCGATCTGCCG
This genomic interval carries:
- a CDS encoding OmpA family protein; protein product: MGQFFRGISIAAGALALLLPGCQWPSQGQLSEAQSQNRALTEQAQAQQQEIENLKAHNRAVENQLIQAEEELAEMDQRLGVDRKQIANFQHERRTLRGQVETIVNNARGSRGSARDLRLEELSRRYDWLAYDPETGISRFDIDVLFDSGGAELHAAARESLDDLVRFLKSPEAAELRVMIVGHTDSRQIKRPTRDKYPDNWHLSAARALAVADYLRKHGVPDDRLGVAGYGQHQSIADNETAEDRQTNRRVEVFVMGPETPVVGWTETTTSIY
- a CDS encoding helix-turn-helix domain-containing protein produces the protein MSKFVTLAEAANQLGISEDAVNDLRLSGKLYGYRDGTSWKFKPEDIEKVAQDRAGGAASDADLSGAFVMGDSQEISDAPIDLVIDPDDIDASSEEVVLLSEFELGESGPSASATIIGKPGSPLSPAESDVKLRAPADDLGEASATMIGRPGTPLRPNESAIKLESEGAEEPSASRTIIGAPGLPLGPADSAVKVQAGGPLDSPSSTIIGKPGQPPTADESVIKLSTFEDSDFDLGTLQAGPPEGSSVLPPPKAAAGGSTVFAGESIPDPVVDSGITLGDEHVDEDDFVLGGPGSDITISPGDSGISLVDPADSGLSLDAPIELRSEGGEPTFEMSESGEDLSGVTEFDSDEVMDLKTSDEFLLTPMAPEGEEASEDSGSQVIAIDSGSPFESSEGSMFAAAESGMSNMLEEDVGGGAALAEGGLGGGAAPVFAPAGAPVAAYAAETPYPVWVVILLGMCLLFLALCGMMMYDLMRNMWSWNAPYSVNSAIMDFIMGLFG